Part of the Chloroflexi bacterium ADurb.Bin180 genome, GCGAATGGGCTATGGCGTGATGCCGGCCGACTTTGCCGCTCAGGTAGCGAAGCTGCAGACCAACGCCGCATCCTGCACTGCCTCGTTCAGCCAGATGGCTGGTGTGGAAGCCCTCACTGGGCCGCAGGACGAGGCGCACAGGATGGTGGCCGCGTTCAAAGAGCGCCGCGACCTCATTGTGAAGGGCCTGAACGAGATCCCGGGCATCCGCTGCCTGCTACCCAAGGGCGCATTCTATGTCTTCCCGAACATCAAGGAAGCAATGAAGCGTGGCAAGTTCCCCACGGCCAAGGCCTTTGCCGACGCTCTGCTCCAGGAAGCAGGCGTGGCGGCACTGTCGGGCACGGCCTTTGGCAATTACGGCGAGGGTTACCTGCGCTTTTCCTATGCCAACTCGATTCCCAACATCAAGAAGGCTCTGCAGCGCATCGGCGAGTTCGTGGAGAAACACAAATAGCCTGCGCCAGTGCCTGATCTCGACGTAACCAAGAACCCCTGCCGGCATCGGCAGGGGTTCTGCTTTGTAGCAAGGAGACGACTGGCCTGAGACAGCCTAGCGGTCAGAAGCAGACCCCTTCTGAACCAGTGGCAGAAAGAGCCGCCACACCACCGGCTCTGGCGTGAGGGTGACCGTGCTGGTGGGCGTCGCCGACGGTTGCAGCGTGGCAGTGTCCGTGGGCGTCGGCACTTCCGTGTTGGTGGCGGTAGGTGCCAGAGTGGGAGTGTCGGTCGGAATCGGTGTCAGCGTCTCGGTGGGGGTGCTGGTCGCCGTGTGAGTTGGGACAGGCGTTGCCGTCTCGGTTGCCGTCGCCGTTGGCGATGCCGTGGGTGTAGCTGTCGGGGTTGCGGTGGCTGAAGCGGTCGGTGTGGCCGTAGCCGTAGCTGAAGCCGTAGGCGTGGCAGTGGCCGTTGCCGTGGCGGTAGGCGAGGGCGTCTGCGTCGCTGTCTGCGTGGGAGTGGGCGTCCTTGTGTCGGTTGGAGTGGCGCTGGCCGTTGGCGTGGAGGTGGGCTCGCGCCAGGTTACCTGCAGATAGGGCCTCAGCAGGGTGTTGGGACCGCGTGAGGAGTAGAAGGCGGACTTGCCCAGCGGGTAGTAGCGATCACCGACGAGGATCAGTCCGTGGTTGCCGTCCGCGACCCATTGCTGGACGATGCTCGTCACAGGCACACGGATCCACTGCCCGTCTCCCGTCACCTCTCCGACTTCCTCCGGAGCATAGCTCAGACAGCGGTCGGACGGCCCCTGACAGCCGGAAACCTCCCAGGCGTTGCCGGACGTGGCCTGGTACCAGGAGGCCTCGCTGGCCACCCAATCCTTCTTGACGCAATAGGCTTCGAAGCGGAGGGGGGGCTTGTAGACGTCGGCAGCCTGGCCAGTGGGCACGTAGAGGAACAGCTCGGCCAGGACAATGCTGGATCCGGCCCGGATGGCCGAGGTATTGAACTTGAACAGCGGCACCAGCAGACTGTCGGCGCGCAGGTAGACCCACGATTGGTGGACGTGAGTCTGATTGGGCTCAAAGTAGTTCAGATAGGTGTCTTCCTGAACGTCAAAGCGCAGCTCGAACTGATCAAGGCTGGCGAGCGCGCCTCCCCTGGCGGGAGCCCCTGTGCCAGCGGGAACAGGAGCGAGCACCAGAGCCGCCACCAGGAAGGTGACCGAGAAAAGCAGAACAAGGAGCCGTCGGTAAGAGTAGCCCATCGTCACATCCTCCTCAGCATGGGGCTCACGATCTTTCATACTTTTCTCTCTTGAGGACGCCGATGTAAGGCAGGCTGCGGTAGATCTCGGCGAAATCAAGGCCATAGCCGATGACGAACTTGTTCGGGATCACAAAGCCAACATAGTCCAGTGGTATTTCGATCTCGCGCCGCGAAGGCTTGCTGAGCAAGGTGCAGATACGCACGCTCTTGGGGCGGCGCGTTTGCAGGTTCTGGGTGATGTAGGAGAGGGTGCGGCCCGTGTCAATGATGTCCTCAATGATGAGCACGTTCCGTCCGGCGATGTTCGTGTCGAGGTCCTTGAGGATACGCACGACCCCGCTTGACTCGGTGGAGGCTCCGTAGCTGGAGATGGCCATAAAGTCAATCGCATGCGGGATGGTGATCTCTCGCATGAGATCGGCGAGAAACAGAATGGCACCTTTCAGCACGCACACCAGAAGGAGGTCCTCGCTGGCATAGTCTGCCGAGATTTGCTGGCCGAGCTCGTGGACCCGTTGGCGCAGCTCTTGTTGACTGATCAGTACTTCGTCGACATCGTCATCCATTGTGGGCATAGGCCTCGTCTCGTGAAGCCGGAATGCGGCTAGTATACATCAGAGCACACGGCAGACCAATCCCTTGAGGTACTCACCCTCGGGGAAGCTGAGCAGAATGGGGTGGTCGGCTGCCTGAGAAAGCTTGCTCAGGATCTGGACATCGCGATGGGCGTCGACGCTGGCGCCAAAAAGGATCTTCTGGAACAGGTCCGGCGTCACCAGCCCCGAGCAGGAGAGACTGAAAAGTATGCCGCCCGGCGACAGGAGCTGCATCGACAACCAGTTGATATCCTTGTAGCCGCGCGCGGCGGCGTTCACCTGGCTCTGGGCGTAGGCGAACTTGGGCGGGTCGAGGGCGATCAGGTCAAAGGTGCGACCCGCGGCCCGGTACTGGCGGAGAACCGCAAACACGTCGCCCACGACATACTCGTCCGCATCATCCGGCAGACCGTTGAGCTGCACATTGCGGCGGGCCAGGGCGAGGGCGTCGGCCGAGGTATCGATGTTGACCACACTGCATGCACCAGCCGCATGAGCGTACACGGCAAAGCCGCCCGTGTAGGCAAAGGCATTGAGCACGCTCTGGCCGCTACAGTGGCAACCGAGCTGGGCCCGGTTGTCCCGCTGATCCAAGTAAAAACCCGTCTTCTGCCCCTGCTTCAAGTCCACCAGGAAACGATGGCCGTTCTCGTGGATCTCCACCAGATCAGGGGGCTCCTGGCCAGAGAGTACTCCTCTGTGCTGTGCCAGCCCTTCCTTCTCCCTTACGTCGACGTCGCTGCGTTCGTAGATACCCTGGCAGTGCAACAGCCCGGCCAGGATGGAGACCAGCTCGGTCTTGACTTGCTCTATGCCGAGCGTCAGAGACTGCAGCACGACGAAATCGCCGTAGGTATCCACGATCAGGCCCGGGAGCAGGTCCGACTCGGCGTACACCAGGCGGCAGGCGGTGGCGAACCCCGGGCGCAACAGGTCCTGACGCCGCTGAATGGCCTGCTCCAGGCGCCTGGTCCAAAAGCCCGTGTCGACCGGCTCTCCTTCATCCCATGTAAGGAGGCGCACTGTGATCTGCGAGCGGCGGTTGAGGTAGCCCCTGGCCACGAACTGGCCTTTGGAGTCGGCCACGTCTACTACCTGGCCGTCAGTCACTTCGGCGGGGATGCGGGCGATGGCTCCGGAAAAGATCCAGGGATGCCGGTGCAGGGCTGGCTTTTCCTTGCCTGGCTTCAGAGTGATGCTGGGCAAGCGTCTTCTCCTTGGCGGCTTGAGCCGTTGGCCACGGGACTGCCGCGATCACTGCCACGCACGAATTCGGCCACCAGTACCAGGCGGGTGGACTCGCGGATTCTGGCCAGCTCGGAGATGCGCCAACCGGGCAGCCAGAGGATCCCGCGAGGCGACATGAGCAGGGGCAGGCGGTCGCGCCAGGCGCGAGGGATCTTGGCGCTGGTCATAAACGCGTTGAGCGAGCCGGGCCGGTCACCCAGACCCTGCGGCCAGAAGCGGTCACCGCTGCGCCTTGGCCTGAGCTGTAGCCCGGTGCCTGCGGCCTCATGGTCCAGAAAGGCCTGCCACGTGCGCGGGGAACGAATTGTTTCCTCGGCCAGAGACGCGCGTGGCACGACCCTGGTAGTCAAGATCCACGCCGAACCGGGCAGGGCCGTCTCGCCGGGAACGGCGATGTGCAGTGGTTGATCCACCCAGGGGGTATCGGGAAGCTCTGGCGGGGCGCCGGCCCGGGCAATCTGCAGCCGGTCGTACTCGATTCTCGCTTCCAGACCACCGGGCAGAGTCGCCGCCATACCGGTGTGGCCGCTCGCCAGAACGGCCAGGGCGTTCTCGGTGTGCACCCAGTTGATGTTGCGCAGCGACCGGCGCAGGCGATGGATGACCTCCCTCAGCACGGAGCGCTGCAGGCTGAGCGGCAGCCGGCGCCAGCGGCTCAAGCTGAGGGAAATGCGGTCGGACGTTTCGCTCACCTCCAGCTCCTGCCAGGCCTGACGCTGGAGCTGTCTGAGGCAGGCATAGTCAGCGGCCAGGATGTCGGCGGAGCGAAGCGCTACCTCGCGAAAACGGGGGTTGAAGGTCTCGAGCACCGGCAAGAGCTCGTGGCGCAGACGATTGCGAAACAGGGTCGTGTCCAGGTTGGAGCGGTCAAAGCGGGGCTGCAGGTCGTGGGCCGCGCAGTAGGCCTCGATAGCACGGCGGGGTGTGGCCAGCAGAGGACGGATCAGCCACGGTCCCACGGCATAGGCAGCGCCGCCAGTGTCGAATCCGGAAAGCCGCATTTCGTCCAGGCGGGTGAGGGGCAGCATGCCCCGCAGCCCCGCCAGGCCAGAGCCGCGTAGCCAGTGCATCAGCACCGTCTCTACCTGGTCATCGGCGTTGTGGCCGACCGCCACTTTCTGTGCTCCGACCTGCGCCGCCACGCGGCCAAGAAAGGCATAACGAATCTGGCGGGCCGCCTCTTCGACCGCCAGGCCGCGTTCCTTGGCCACAACACCCACCGGCAGGGATTCCACCGTAACGGGTATCGTCCAGTCCTGGCAGGTCTGGACCACGAACGTGGCATCAGCGTCGGCGTCGGCGCCCCGCAACTGGTGATTGAGATGGGCAACGTGGAGGTGCAGGTCGTAGGCCCCGCTCAACGCACAGAGCACGTGCAGTAGGCACAGCGAGTCCGGGCCGCCAGACACTCCCACGACCACGGTGTCGCCGCGCGACAGCAGGCCATGGCGCTCGATGTAGCAGCGGACTTGGTCGACCAGGTCTTGGGCCATAGTCTGCTGCATGGTTATCCGGCCGTGCGCCGGAACTCGGCCATATCGATCACGGTACCAGTCACTCTGGCCTGCTCCGCGGCAAAGGCCAGGAGGTGGCTTTCCAGCGATTGCCTGGCCGTGGTCAGGGCACAGCCCCTGTTACGCACCGCCTGGACAAAGCCGCGCATCAGGTCCAGGTCGGCGCCGCCGTGGCCCGTGGCGCCCACCGGGCCAGCGGGCGGACGCAGTGTCTCCACCTGCCCCGTCAGATGGTCGTGAATCTGGATCTCCTGGTGCATCGCATTGTAAGCGCCAAAGAGCGTGGCCCTGGTGCCGTCATAACGCATGGTGCGCCCCTCCAGGTACGAGTGGCCGTGCATCACCAGGGCGACGCTGGTGCCGTCCTCCAGTTCCTGGCTGACCACCTGATGGTCGACCACGTCGTTGTCGCAGTGATATACGCAGCGACCGTAAGGGCCGGTTTGGAGAGCGCAGAGGCGCGCTTCCGGGCTGGTGTCCTCGGACAGCACCGAAATGGGCCAGCCGCGATAGTCGCGCGCGGCAGCAAAGCCGGGGACGAGCTTTTCCGCCCACCTGGCTGCCACCGGGTGATCAAGGATGAGCCGCGAGGCCCAGCGCTCCCACAGCACTGGCGAGTCGCGGGTCATACGCAGCAGGGGAATCAGGTCGAGGTACAGACGCGGTGCGAACCAGGGGCAGGTCTTGTCCGCCGGGCAGCCGTCGGTACAGCGCGCTGGTGCGCCGGGCGGGGCATTCTCGGCCCGGTAATGGACGAGCGAGCCGACAGAACTCAGCCTCTGCGTGGGCCCCAGGATCCAGTAGAGGATGTCCAGGTCGTGGCAGCACTTGGCCAGGATCATCGGGCTTTCGAGCTGGCTGTTGCGCCAGTTGCCGCGCACGTAGGAATGGGCCATATGCCAGTAGCTGACGTTCTCCCTGTGCTCCACTGTGATCACTCGCCCCAGTCGGCCCGAGTCGACAATGCCCTTGAGCCGGGTGAAGAAGGCGGTGTAGCGCAGCTCGTGGCAGACCTGCAGCAGGCGTTCGGTCTGCTCTGCGGTTTGCACCAGGCGCACACAGTCGGCCAGGGTGGTGGCCATCGGCTTTTCCAGCAGCACGTCGTAGCCCAGCTCCATAGAGGCAACGGCCGGCTCCGCGTGCATGCTGTCGAGCGTGCAGACGAGGGCCACATCGGCGAGCTTGCCCGCCTGCAGCAGCTCCTGCCAGGTGGAGAACTGTCGGTCTGAAGCGATGCCGTGGGCGCGGGCGAATCTGGCGCGGCGGTCGGCCAGCGGCTCGGCCACGGCGACAAAGCGCAGCTCATCGGGGTGCTGCAGTGCGTAAGGTGCGTAGGCATCCTGACCGCGGTTGCCCGCGCCGATGAGGATGGCTGTCAGGGGCTCGGCCAAGATGACCTCCTAATTGCCGCTGTGGTAGCGGCTTGACTCCAGCGCTTCTGGCGCAATCGTCTGCTCAGGCGTGGGCACAGCGGTGGCTCGAAGTGTGGGCGCCAGAGGCGACTCCGCAGGAACACTCGCCGCTGGCTCCCTGTCGCGCAGCAGCCAGATCATACCCAGGCTGAGCAGGCCGCAGGCAGCCACCAGCCCCTCGGTGGCGTACACACCCCAGGTCTGCATGGCGAAAACCGCCAGGGCGTCTAGCAGGGCATGCCACAGCACGGCCAACAGAAACCAGAGCCAGTTGCGCCGGGTGAGTGCCTGCAGCACCAGGATGGACAGTGCCAGGTGCAGACACAGGCCAATCACCCGTTCCACTGCGGGTAGCAGGTGCTCGTACCAGGGCATGCCCCAGAACGTGGCCAGAGCGGTCCGGGCCGCTTCGACCTGGGAGGGGTCGAGCGTCGCGGCGAGATCCACCTCTCTCAGCGCCACCAGTTGGATGAGCACATAGAACACAACCAGGCCCGCCAGTATGGCCTCGACGCCGCCGTGGCCGGCACCGAACATCAGCCCCTCGCGCCAGCTCCGCGCCTGACGCAGGGGACCGAGCAGCATGAGCAGCCTGGCCGTCTCTTCGAACACGCCGGCGGAGAGGCCCAGCAGTAGCGCCACGACCACCAGATCAGTGCTACCGCCGGTGGGATGCGGAGCCAGTCGTTGCAGGAGCGGATTCAGCACCCACTGGTTGAACGGGATATGCAGCACCTGCGAGGCAACGTAGGTGACCATGCCCAGCGCGTAAAGCCGCCATTCCGCCTTGAGCCGCGATGCCAGGACGATGCCCAGCAGAATGGGCAGGGCGATCATCAGCAGCGGGTTGAGTACAGCAGCAATCGTCGTGAGTGCGTTCATCGACCTTCCCCTGGTCAGTCCCGGCCATTCTAGCACGCAACGACCACTGAGGCAACGGTGGATCCGTGAGAGCCTGTGCCACGACTGGCGGGAAAGCCAATCTGACGATTCTTGCGGTAGAATGGATCACAGCCCTTGCGCCGCTGTGCGAACGCCGTGTTCGAGCCTGGCACAGCGAGCATCAAGGCTGAGCTGGCCTGGACGCGGGCCTTCATCCGGCAGTTGGAGGAAACCGATGGCCAAACATGACTGGAAGAAGGACCTGAAGCACCTGTACCTGCCCAAACCTGGTCCGTTCGCCTTTGTGGACGTCCCGCCGATGCAATTCCTGATGATCGATGGGCACGGTGACCCCAACACCAGTCCTGACTATCAGGACACGTTCACCGCTCTCTACAGCGTGGCCTATGGCATCAAGTTCGGGGTCAAGTCGCTGGGCATCGAGTTCAGCGTCGCCCCGCCGGAAGGCCTGTGGTGGTCCAAGGGGCCAACGCTGGACCTGACGGACAAGTCCGACTGGGACT contains:
- the hpt gene encoding Hypoxanthine phosphoribosyltransferase → MDDDVDEVLISQQELRQRVHELGQQISADYASEDLLLVCVLKGAILFLADLMREITIPHAIDFMAISSYGASTESSGVVRILKDLDTNIAGRNVLIIEDIIDTGRTLSYITQNLQTRRPKSVRICTLLSKPSRREIEIPLDYVGFVIPNKFVIGYGLDFAEIYRSLPYIGVLKREKYERS
- the rlmI_1 gene encoding Ribosomal RNA large subunit methyltransferase I, yielding MPSITLKPGKEKPALHRHPWIFSGAIARIPAEVTDGQVVDVADSKGQFVARGYLNRRSQITVRLLTWDEGEPVDTGFWTRRLEQAIQRRQDLLRPGFATACRLVYAESDLLPGLIVDTYGDFVVLQSLTLGIEQVKTELVSILAGLLHCQGIYERSDVDVREKEGLAQHRGVLSGQEPPDLVEIHENGHRFLVDLKQGQKTGFYLDQRDNRAQLGCHCSGQSVLNAFAYTGGFAVYAHAAGACSVVNIDTSADALALARRNVQLNGLPDDADEYVVGDVFAVLRQYRAAGRTFDLIALDPPKFAYAQSQVNAAARGYKDINWLSMQLLSPGGILFSLSCSGLVTPDLFQKILFGASVDAHRDVQILSKLSQAADHPILLSFPEGEYLKGLVCRVL
- the tilS gene encoding tRNA(Ile)-lysidine synthase: MQQTMAQDLVDQVRCYIERHGLLSRGDTVVVGVSGGPDSLCLLHVLCALSGAYDLHLHVAHLNHQLRGADADADATFVVQTCQDWTIPVTVESLPVGVVAKERGLAVEEAARQIRYAFLGRVAAQVGAQKVAVGHNADDQVETVLMHWLRGSGLAGLRGMLPLTRLDEMRLSGFDTGGAAYAVGPWLIRPLLATPRRAIEAYCAAHDLQPRFDRSNLDTTLFRNRLRHELLPVLETFNPRFREVALRSADILAADYACLRQLQRQAWQELEVSETSDRISLSLSRWRRLPLSLQRSVLREVIHRLRRSLRNINWVHTENALAVLASGHTGMAATLPGGLEARIEYDRLQIARAGAPPELPDTPWVDQPLHIAVPGETALPGSAWILTTRVVPRASLAEETIRSPRTWQAFLDHEAAGTGLQLRPRRSGDRFWPQGLGDRPGSLNAFMTSAKIPRAWRDRLPLLMSPRGILWLPGWRISELARIRESTRLVLVAEFVRGSDRGSPVANGSSRQGEDACPASL
- the yteT gene encoding putative oxidoreductase YteT precursor yields the protein MAEPLTAILIGAGNRGQDAYAPYALQHPDELRFVAVAEPLADRRARFARAHGIASDRQFSTWQELLQAGKLADVALVCTLDSMHAEPAVASMELGYDVLLEKPMATTLADCVRLVQTAEQTERLLQVCHELRYTAFFTRLKGIVDSGRLGRVITVEHRENVSYWHMAHSYVRGNWRNSQLESPMILAKCCHDLDILYWILGPTQRLSSVGSLVHYRAENAPPGAPARCTDGCPADKTCPWFAPRLYLDLIPLLRMTRDSPVLWERWASRLILDHPVAARWAEKLVPGFAAARDYRGWPISVLSEDTSPEARLCALQTGPYGRCVYHCDNDVVDHQVVSQELEDGTSVALVMHGHSYLEGRTMRYDGTRATLFGAYNAMHQEIQIHDHLTGQVETLRPPAGPVGATGHGGADLDLMRGFVQAVRNRGCALTTARQSLESHLLAFAAEQARVTGTVIDMAEFRRTAG